Within Serratia odorifera, the genomic segment CCACTGCTCTTGCGTCGGGATCTCTACGCCGGCCTCGGCAAACAGCTGCCGCACCCGCTCGGTTTGCGGCTGCCACTGACGATCGACATATTTGGCGAAGTAGTCGCCGCTGGCATAGGCCGAGTGTTCAAAGCCGTCAAAGGCGTTACCGCGTTCAATCGCCAGCTGATTGGACGCGCGGATGGCGTGATAGGCCACGGTGTAGAAATAGATATTGGTGAAATCGATGCCTTCTGGCGAACCGTAGTAGATACGTTCACGCGCCAGGTAGCCGTGCAGGTTCATTTGGCCAAGGCCGATGGCGCGCGAGGCGCGGTTGCCTTCGGCGATTGATGGCACCGAACGGATGTCGCTCATCTCCGCCACGGCGGTCAGGGCACGGATGGCGGTGTTGACCGCTTTGCCAAAGTCGGCGGCATCCATGGTTTTCGCAATGTTCAACGAACCAAGGTTGCAGGAGATGTCCTTGCCGACCTGCGCGTAGCCGAGGTCGTCATGATACTTGCTGGCGCGATTGACCTGGAGGATTTCCGAGCACAGGTTGCTCATGTTGATACGACCGGCAATCGGATTTTCGCGGTTTACCGTATCTTCAAACATCATGTACGGATAGCCGGATTCAAACTGAATCTCCGCCAGCACCTGGAAGAAATCGCGCGCGTTGATGCGTGACTTGCGGATGCGCTTGTCATCAACCATCTCGCGGTATTTTTCGCTGACGCTGATGTCCGAGAATGGCATGCCATAAACCCGTTCTACGTCGTACGGCGAAAACAGGTACATCTCTTCGTTGTTTTTTGCCAGTTCGAAGGTAATGTCCGGGATCACCACCCCCAGCGACAGCGTTTTGATGCGGATCTTCTCGTCGGCGTTTTCACGCTTGGTATCAAGGAAGCGCAAAATATCCGGGTGATGGGCGTTGAGGTACACCGCGCCGGCACCCTGGCGTGCGCCCAGCTGGTTGGCATATGAAAACGCGTCTTCCAGCATTTTCATGATTGGAATCACGCCGGAAGACTGGTTTTCGATGCGCTTTATCGGCGCGCCGACCTCGCGAATATTGCTCAGCAGGAACGCGACGCCACCGCCGCGCTTGGACAGCTGCAGCGCCGAATTGACCGCGCGGCCGATGGATTCCATGTTGTCTTCAATACGCAGCAGAAAGCAGGAAACCAGTTCGCCGCGCTGGCGTTTGCCGCTGTTGAGAAAGGTCGGCGTCGCCGGTTGGAAACGCCCGGAAATCATCTCTTCCACCAGATCTTGCGCCAGTTGGCGATCGCCGGCCGCCAGCGTCAAGGCCACCATGCAAATCCGATCTTCGTAGCGCTCCAGGTAGCGTTTCCCGTCGAAGGTCTTCAAGGTGTAGCTGGTGTAATACTTGAAGGCGCCAAGGAAGGTTTCAAAGCGGAACTTCTTCGCATACGCCTGCTTGAACAGCTGCTTGATAAAGGGGAAGTCGTACTGCGCCAGTACCTGTGGCTCGTAGTAGCCTTCCTCCACCAGATAGCGCAGCTTTTCTTCCAGGTTATGGAAGAACACCGTGTTCTGATTGACGTGCTGGAGGAAGTAATGCCGCGCCGCCAGTCGATCCTTGTCGAACTGGATGTGACCTTCGGCATCGTAAAGATTGAGCATCGCGTTAAGCGAATGGTAATCCTGCGCGTTGGTTGCGGGGGTCAGTTCTGTCGTTGCCAAAATGCGGTTACTCCCTGTCGAACGTTTGCAACGTCTTGTGCGGTGCCAAGCAGCTCAAAACGATATAAAAAAGGCACCTGGCATTTTTTGGCGATGATATCGCCGGCAATGCCATACGCTGCGCCGAAGTTGGTGTTCCCGGCGGCAATCACGCCGCGCAGGAAACTGCGGTTCTGTGGCTGGTTTAGAAAACGGATCACCTGGGTGGGCACTGCGCCGGTGCTGCCACCGCCGCCGTAGCTCGGCACAATCAGAATATAGGGCTGAGCCATCAGCAACGGGCTGCGGCTGCCGGCGATCGGAATACGCATCGCCGGCAGGCCGAGTTTCTCAATAAAGCGGTGGGTGTTCTCCGAACTGCTGGAGAAATAGACCAATGGATTCATGGTCACACCTCACGATGCCGTGGCGTGGGCCAGTGCGCCTATTTTATCCGGGCGGAATCCCGACCAATGATCGTCACCGGCGATAATCACCGGAACCTGCTGGTAACCTAATGATTTTACATGGGTCAACGCCTGCTGATCCTGAGTGAGATCGACCACCTGATAGTCCAGTCCCTGCTTATCGAACGCCCGATAGGTCGCATTGCACTGGACACAGTCAGGTTTGCTGTAAATAATAATCATCATGATTCGTATTCACCTTTTATCTTGAAGGAAAGGCGGATAAGCCAGAAATAATTCGTTCAAAGGGCAGTTTCTGGCGCTGTAATCAACCGGTAAGCATCCCTGTGGTTGACGTTTTAAATACTATATATTGATCCTGATTTTATCAACCGCACCATATATGGTGTTTTGTCGCAATTTGATGGCAGGGCGCAGCAGGACTGGATTTAGGCGGGGAAATTTATTTTTGTCGGTCAGTGGGCCGGCAGTGCCGGCCCGGTAACATCACTTCTTCATACTGACCGCCAGGCGATTGAAGGCGTTCATGATGCAGATGGCGAACGTCAGATCGCTGATCTCGGCCGCGCTGAAATGCTCTTTAAGCGGCTCAAAGACGCTGTCCGGCGCATGGCTGGCGGCGATCAACGTCACCGATTCCGCCCATTCCAGCGCTGCGCGCTCACGCTCGCTGAACGCGTTGCTGACCCGCCAGCCGGCCAGCATGTCCACTTTGCCGTGACTGGCACCGCTTTCCCGCAGCGCCTTGCCATGCATCTCCAGGCAGTAGGCGCAGCCGTTAAGCTGTGAAACGCGCATGAATATCAGCTCGATCAACGGTTTTTCCAGCGGGCCGTGCTCTAGAGCGAGCAGGGCGCTGACCATGCTTTTGTACGGCGCCGGCGACAGTTCGACATAGTTTAAACGTGGCGTAATCATCGGAGTTCTCTTCTCGGTTAGGTGTCGGCAGCCACTTTAACCACGATATGGACTATGCTATAGAGCCATAAAATGATTATTTAACCAGGCCATAATGCGACCATTCTTTGCTTCCCTGCGGCTGGACAGCCAACTGGCTGAACCGCTGTATCGGCAGATTTATCTACGTATCAAACAGGCGATAGGACAAGGCGTGCTGCCGGCAGGCAGCCGTTTGCCGTCGGTGCGTGGTTTGGCGAGCGATCTGGGGGTGGCGCGCGCGACGGTGGAAAGCGCGTATGCGCAACTGGTTGCCGAAGGATTTTTACAAAGTCGCGGCCAGGCGGGCACCTATGTCTCGGCGCAATTGCCGCCGCTAGCGCGGCAATTGACGTTGGCGGCGGCGATGGCGATGCCGACGGTCAAACCGCCTGCGTCGCCGTTCAGCCCGGATGGCGCAA encodes:
- the nrdE gene encoding class 1b ribonucleoside-diphosphate reductase subunit alpha, whose protein sequence is MATTELTPATNAQDYHSLNAMLNLYDAEGHIQFDKDRLAARHYFLQHVNQNTVFFHNLEEKLRYLVEEGYYEPQVLAQYDFPFIKQLFKQAYAKKFRFETFLGAFKYYTSYTLKTFDGKRYLERYEDRICMVALTLAAGDRQLAQDLVEEMISGRFQPATPTFLNSGKRQRGELVSCFLLRIEDNMESIGRAVNSALQLSKRGGGVAFLLSNIREVGAPIKRIENQSSGVIPIMKMLEDAFSYANQLGARQGAGAVYLNAHHPDILRFLDTKRENADEKIRIKTLSLGVVIPDITFELAKNNEEMYLFSPYDVERVYGMPFSDISVSEKYREMVDDKRIRKSRINARDFFQVLAEIQFESGYPYMMFEDTVNRENPIAGRINMSNLCSEILQVNRASKYHDDLGYAQVGKDISCNLGSLNIAKTMDAADFGKAVNTAIRALTAVAEMSDIRSVPSIAEGNRASRAIGLGQMNLHGYLARERIYYGSPEGIDFTNIYFYTVAYHAIRASNQLAIERGNAFDGFEHSAYASGDYFAKYVDRQWQPQTERVRQLFAEAGVEIPTQEQWLALRQSVMLHGLYNQNLQAVPPTGSISYINNSTSSIHPIVSRIEIRKEGKIGRVYYPAPYMTNDNLDYYQDAYQIGPEKIIDTYAAATQHVDQGLSLTLFFRDTATTRDINRAQIYAWRQGIKTIYYIRLRQMALEGTEVQGCVSCAL
- the nrdI gene encoding class Ib ribonucleoside-diphosphate reductase assembly flavoprotein NrdI, yielding MNPLVYFSSSSENTHRFIEKLGLPAMRIPIAGSRSPLLMAQPYILIVPSYGGGGSTGAVPTQVIRFLNQPQNRSFLRGVIAAGNTNFGAAYGIAGDIIAKKCQVPFLYRFELLGTAQDVANVRQGVTAFWQRQN
- the nrdH gene encoding glutaredoxin-like protein NrdH; the protein is MMIIIYSKPDCVQCNATYRAFDKQGLDYQVVDLTQDQQALTHVKSLGYQQVPVIIAGDDHWSGFRPDKIGALAHATAS
- a CDS encoding carboxymuconolactone decarboxylase family protein gives rise to the protein MITPRLNYVELSPAPYKSMVSALLALEHGPLEKPLIELIFMRVSQLNGCAYCLEMHGKALRESGASHGKVDMLAGWRVSNAFSERERAALEWAESVTLIAASHAPDSVFEPLKEHFSAAEISDLTFAICIMNAFNRLAVSMKK